The nucleotide sequence GGACGTGCGGGGAGGGGAGGCCCTTCTTGGGGTCCAGCTCACCGCCAGGCCCCTTTCCCGCCGCTTTCCCAAGGCGAGCCCCAGGGGAAGCCTCTCCCCTGTGCTGGCCCAGGCCCTCCTGCGCCTGGGAGGGGCCCGCCCGGGCGCGCGGGTGCTGGACCCCTTCACGGGCTCGGGGACCATCGCCCTCGAGGCCGCGGACACCCTGGGCCGGGAAAGCCCCGTCTATGCGGGGGACCTGGACGAGGGGCGCTTGGTGCTAGCCCGGGAGGCGGCCTTGGCCTCCGGTCTCCCGTGGATTGAGTTCAGGAGGGCGGATACCCGCCGCCTTCCTCACTTCTTCCCCCAGGTGAACCTCATCCTGGCCAACCCTCCCCACGGCCTGCGGCTGGGGCGGAGGTCGGCCCTTCTCGGCCTCTACCGGGACTTTCTGGAAGAGGCCAAGGCCCTCCTGCCCCCTGGGGGAAGGCTCGTCCTCCTCACCCTTCGCCCCGCCCTCCTCCGGAGGGTCCTCCCCCCCGGCTTGGCCCTCCGCCACGCCCGGGTGGTGGAGCAGGGGGGTGTGTATCCCCGGTTCCTCGTGCTAGAGAAGCTCTAGGGCGAGCTTCTCCCCCTCCTCGGGGACGCCTGCGGGGTAGCGGCCGTTGAAGCAGGCCAGGCACACGGGCCCCCCGATGGCCCGCTTGACCCCTTCCTCCGAGAGGAAGGCCAAGGAATCGGCCCCGATGTAGGCGCGGATCTCCTCCAGGCTCTTCTGGGCGGCGATGAGCTCCTTGCGGGCGGCGGTGTCGATGCCGTAGTAGCAGGGGAAGCGGATGGGAGGGCTGGAGACGCGGAAGTGTACCTCCTTCGCCCCCGCCTCCTTCAAGAGGGCCACGATGTGGCGGCTGGTGGTGCCCCGCACGATGGAGTCGTCGATGAGGACCACCCGCTTGCCCCTCACCGCCGAGGTGGGGGAGAGCTTGAGGCGGGTCTTCAGGTCGCGAAGCTCCTGGGTGGGCTGGATGAAGGTGCGGCCGGCGTAGGGGTTCTTGTAGAGGCCGTACTCCAGGGGGAGGCCGCTGGCCCGGGCGTAGCCGATGGCGGCCCCTATGCCGGAGTCGGGCACGGGCACCACGATGTCCGCCTCCGCCGGGGCCTCCCGGAAAAGCTCCTCCCCCATCCGCACCCGGGCGGCGTAGGCCTCGGTGCCGTCCAGGAGGCTATCGGGCCGGGCGAAGTAGATCCACTCAAAGGCGCAGGGGGCGGGGTTGGGGGGGAGGACCTGGTGGCTTTGGAGCTCCCCGTCCTCCACCCAGACCACCTCCCCAGGCCGCACGTCCCGGAGGTAAA is from Thermus sp. LT1-2-5 and encodes:
- a CDS encoding THUMP domain-containing protein — translated: MERAAWALELPELQGAQSFRVEARREGDHPFQSPEVERRLGAPLRARYGVAVDLEAPQVRVRVDVRGGEALLGVQLTARPLSRRFPKASPRGSLSPVLAQALLRLGGARPGARVLDPFTGSGTIALEAADTLGRESPVYAGDLDEGRLVLAREAALASGLPWIEFRRADTRRLPHFFPQVNLILANPPHGLRLGRRSALLGLYRDFLEEAKALLPPGGRLVLLTLRPALLRRVLPPGLALRHARVVEQGGVYPRFLVLEKL
- the purF gene encoding amidophosphoribosyltransferase, which translates into the protein MDKPREECGVLGLWSESPLDVAGLLHLGLLALQHRGQEAAGIAVSDGKEFLVEKDLGLVNQVFTEERLAKLRLPEARLGLAHTRYSTTGSNLRFNAQPLTARTAHGVLAIAHNGNFTNAKPLRDRLLLEGATFQSTSDTEVMLLLLARLAHLPLIEAALEAMKRLEGGYSILLMDRKTLLALRDPHGVRPLVIGRAPWGYAFASEPPALALLGAVYLRDVRPGEVVWVEDGELQSHQVLPPNPAPCAFEWIYFARPDSLLDGTEAYAARVRMGEELFREAPAEADIVVPVPDSGIGAAIGYARASGLPLEYGLYKNPYAGRTFIQPTQELRDLKTRLKLSPTSAVRGKRVVLIDDSIVRGTTSRHIVALLKEAGAKEVHFRVSSPPIRFPCYYGIDTAARKELIAAQKSLEEIRAYIGADSLAFLSEEGVKRAIGGPVCLACFNGRYPAGVPEEGEKLALELL